A single genomic interval of halophilic archaeon DL31 harbors:
- a CDS encoding Valyl-tRNA synthetase (TIGRFAM: Valyl-tRNA synthetase, class Ia~HAMAP: Valyl-tRNA synthetase~KEGG: hbo:Hbor_03120 valyl-tRNA synthetase) → MPSGPYDADAVEEKWQDRWLEAETYAYQGSEVDDPDTAFAIDTPPPTVSGSLHWGHVYGTVLQDIVARFTRMQGEEVFYPFGYDDNGIASERLTESELGIRHQEYERREFQEKCREVCARFEEEFTESMQSFGFSIDWNNTYRTIEPRVQRISQLSFIDLYEQGKEYRKRAPAIWCPECETAISQVETEDDEQDSHFHDIAFDLVDPDAAGQEQFTISTTRPELLPACVAVFIHPDDEENAHLVGEEAEIPLFGQEVEIIEDERVDMETGSGIVMCCTFGDQTDIEWYQAHDLDLRLAIDESGHLTDVAGEYEGLHSSEAREAIVNDLEDDGALLDRWAITHTVNVHERCDTGVEFLVADQWYVEMLDSTDEYLQAGREMDWYPEKMFSRYKHWIEGLQWDWCISRQRSSGIPFPVWYCGDCDEAVMAEKADLPVDPLSDDPPVDACPACGHDEFVPEDDVLDTWATSSLTPLINAGWDWDDGAGEFTMENPELFPMDVRPQGHDIISFWLFHTVVKCYEHTGEVPFDSVMINGMVLDEDRRKMSKSVGNVVTPAAVKAEFPVDAARFWAAGSSIGDDLPYQQKGLRAGEKLMQKLWNASKLVDSLTPEERPDVAESELSALDRWLLAELDQETEFVAEKLENREFSKARDSLRSFFWGTFCDDYLEIAKERVRQEDDVGGSEAPAGQSEASASDDDSAKYTLLTAHKRFLKLFAPVLAHISEEIWQELYANEASHASTTSGEAASDDEFESIHRTAWPEPLGVEADHEAGETAMAVVGALRRYKSERQLPLNAELEQVTVYGDVSGFENDIRNVMHVENLEACSEAPEIESVITGIDLDYSVVGPNYGADVPDIEAGIENGDYDLDGETLSVAGHELGPEEFTVEREQRYSGKGELVETEGALVVVQA, encoded by the coding sequence ATGCCTAGCGGCCCGTACGACGCCGACGCCGTCGAGGAGAAATGGCAGGACCGGTGGCTCGAGGCGGAGACCTACGCCTACCAGGGGAGCGAGGTCGACGACCCCGACACCGCCTTCGCCATCGACACGCCCCCGCCCACGGTCTCGGGGAGTCTCCACTGGGGCCACGTCTACGGGACGGTGCTGCAGGACATCGTTGCCCGGTTCACCCGGATGCAGGGCGAGGAGGTCTTCTACCCGTTCGGTTACGACGACAACGGCATCGCCTCCGAGCGCCTGACCGAGTCCGAACTCGGCATCCGGCATCAAGAGTACGAGCGCCGGGAGTTCCAGGAGAAATGCCGGGAGGTCTGTGCCCGCTTCGAGGAGGAGTTCACCGAGAGCATGCAGTCCTTCGGCTTCTCCATCGACTGGAACAACACCTACCGGACCATCGAGCCGCGGGTCCAACGCATCTCCCAACTTTCCTTCATCGACCTCTACGAGCAGGGCAAGGAGTACCGCAAGCGCGCGCCGGCGATCTGGTGTCCGGAATGTGAAACCGCCATCTCGCAGGTCGAAACCGAGGACGACGAGCAGGACAGCCACTTCCACGACATCGCCTTCGACCTCGTGGACCCCGACGCCGCGGGACAAGAGCAGTTCACTATCTCCACGACGCGGCCCGAACTTCTTCCCGCCTGCGTAGCCGTGTTCATCCACCCCGACGACGAGGAGAACGCCCACCTCGTCGGCGAAGAGGCCGAAATCCCACTGTTCGGGCAGGAAGTCGAGATTATTGAAGACGAGCGCGTCGACATGGAGACGGGCTCCGGTATCGTGATGTGCTGTACGTTCGGCGACCAGACCGACATCGAGTGGTACCAGGCCCACGACCTGGACCTGCGGCTGGCCATCGATGAGTCGGGCCACCTGACCGACGTTGCTGGGGAGTACGAGGGGCTGCACTCCAGCGAGGCCCGGGAGGCGATTGTGAACGACCTTGAGGACGACGGCGCGCTGCTGGACCGCTGGGCCATCACCCACACTGTCAACGTCCACGAGCGATGTGACACGGGCGTCGAGTTCCTCGTTGCCGACCAGTGGTACGTCGAGATGCTCGACAGCACCGACGAGTACCTCCAGGCCGGCCGCGAGATGGACTGGTACCCCGAGAAGATGTTCTCGCGCTACAAACACTGGATCGAGGGGCTCCAGTGGGACTGGTGTATCTCCCGGCAGCGCTCCTCGGGCATCCCGTTCCCCGTCTGGTACTGTGGGGACTGTGACGAGGCCGTGATGGCGGAGAAGGCCGACCTGCCGGTGGACCCGCTCTCGGACGACCCGCCCGTCGACGCCTGTCCTGCGTGTGGGCACGACGAGTTCGTACCCGAGGACGACGTGCTTGACACGTGGGCCACCTCCAGCCTGACGCCGCTCATCAACGCCGGCTGGGACTGGGACGACGGCGCCGGGGAGTTCACGATGGAGAACCCCGAGCTGTTCCCGATGGACGTGCGCCCGCAGGGCCACGACATCATCAGCTTCTGGCTGTTCCACACGGTGGTCAAATGCTACGAGCACACCGGCGAGGTGCCCTTTGACTCCGTGATGATCAACGGGATGGTGCTCGACGAGGACCGACGGAAGATGTCCAAATCCGTCGGCAACGTCGTCACGCCTGCAGCGGTCAAAGCGGAGTTCCCCGTCGACGCGGCGCGGTTCTGGGCGGCCGGTAGCTCCATCGGCGACGACCTGCCCTACCAGCAGAAGGGGCTTCGCGCGGGCGAGAAGCTGATGCAGAAGCTCTGGAACGCCTCGAAGCTTGTCGACTCGCTCACGCCCGAGGAGCGCCCCGATGTTGCAGAGTCAGAGCTCTCGGCGCTCGACCGCTGGCTGTTGGCGGAACTCGACCAGGAGACAGAGTTCGTCGCGGAGAAACTCGAGAACCGGGAGTTCTCGAAAGCCCGCGACAGCCTCCGGAGCTTCTTCTGGGGGACGTTCTGTGACGACTACCTCGAAATCGCCAAGGAACGAGTTCGCCAGGAGGACGACGTTGGCGGGAGCGAAGCTCCCGCCGGCCAATCGGAAGCGTCCGCTTCCGATGACGACTCCGCGAAGTACACGCTGCTGACCGCTCACAAACGGTTCCTCAAGCTGTTCGCCCCGGTGCTCGCCCACATCTCCGAGGAGATTTGGCAGGAACTTTACGCGAATGAGGCCTCACACGCCTCAACTACGAGCGGCGAAGCTGCGAGCGACGACGAGTTTGAGAGCATCCACCGCACCGCGTGGCCCGAGCCGTTGGGTGTCGAGGCCGATCACGAGGCCGGCGAGACGGCGATGGCGGTCGTCGGGGCGCTCCGGCGCTACAAGAGCGAGCGCCAGCTCCCGCTCAATGCTGAACTCGAACAGGTCACCGTCTACGGTGACGTGAGTGGCTTCGAGAACGACATCCGGAACGTGATGCACGTCGAGAATCTCGAGGCGTGCTCGGAGGCGCCTGAAATCGAGTCCGTCATCACGGGAATAGACCTCGATTACTCCGTGGTCGGCCCGAACTACGGCGCCGACGTGCCGGATATCGAGGCCGGTATCGAGAACGGCGACTACGACCTCG